A window from Streptomyces sp. NBC_00271 encodes these proteins:
- a CDS encoding sugar ABC transporter permease produces MTAATHESSATATADRSAVATPRKVRGREERSLGSSIALHGTLIVATVIAAFPVMWILFISLGPKNAWQQPSEVFSHLSLHNYSDVLSQTDLPKWFLNTVVVAGGTTVLGVFLAATAGYAVSRMKFPGSRQLMWTFLVTQMFPSIVLIVPLYLLMSELNLLDNYLGLILAYATTAVPFCAWMMKGYFDTIPKEIDEAGRVDGLTPFGTFWRLIVPLAKPGLAVTAFYSFLTAWGEVAYATQFMQSDHYTLAVGIRTFAQDQRPDWAWTSATAIIITLPAALVFMLVQRSLVSGLTAGGTKS; encoded by the coding sequence ATGACCGCAGCAACCCACGAGTCCTCCGCGACCGCCACCGCCGACCGGTCCGCCGTGGCCACCCCCCGCAAGGTGCGCGGCCGCGAGGAACGCAGCCTCGGCTCCTCGATCGCCCTGCACGGCACGCTGATCGTCGCCACGGTGATCGCGGCCTTCCCCGTGATGTGGATCCTGTTCATCTCGCTCGGCCCGAAGAACGCCTGGCAGCAGCCGAGCGAGGTGTTCTCGCACCTCAGCCTGCACAACTACAGCGATGTGCTGTCCCAGACGGACCTGCCGAAGTGGTTCCTGAACACCGTCGTCGTGGCGGGCGGCACCACCGTGCTCGGCGTCTTCCTCGCGGCGACCGCCGGATACGCGGTGTCCCGGATGAAGTTCCCCGGCAGCAGGCAGCTGATGTGGACCTTCCTGGTCACGCAGATGTTCCCCAGTATCGTGCTGATCGTGCCGCTTTATCTCCTTATGTCCGAGCTGAACCTGCTGGACAACTACCTCGGTCTGATCCTGGCGTACGCGACGACGGCGGTGCCGTTCTGCGCCTGGATGATGAAGGGGTACTTCGACACCATCCCCAAGGAGATAGACGAGGCGGGCCGGGTCGACGGGCTCACCCCGTTCGGCACGTTCTGGCGGCTGATCGTGCCGCTGGCCAAGCCGGGCCTCGCCGTGACCGCGTTCTACAGCTTCCTCACCGCCTGGGGCGAGGTCGCGTACGCCACGCAGTTCATGCAGTCCGACCACTACACGCTCGCCGTCGGCATCCGCACCTTCGCGCAGGACCAGCGGCCCGACTGGGCGTGGACCTCGGCCACGGCGATCATCATCACCCTTCCGGCGGCCCTCGTCTTCATGCTGGTGCAGCGCAGCCTGGTCTCCGGTCTGACGGCCGGAGGCACGAAATCCTGA
- a CDS encoding carbohydrate ABC transporter permease: protein MTTAASTEKTDQPAPGKNAARPPRVSALRRSWDKYWYAWAMVTPVAIVLAVLVLYPLGYGIYQSLTDANESNVASTIGAFHRPATYKFVGLDNYWHVLSGADSDFYPRLLWTVIWTVSCVTLQVGIGMGLAVLLNRKVRFRGFYRAMLILPWAVPSFIGVFAWRLMLNSQYGVFNEIITAFGLPAQDWLGTPLAQKIAVIMVNVWIGIPFNMVAVLGGLQSIPKELYEAAEMDGASPWQRFVNVTLPGLRPVSNTVILLGCIWTFNMFNVIYLLLGNNTSGDADILVTFAFRKAFTGISDYAGAATYGIIILALLLAFSTFYRRSTLKSEQA, encoded by the coding sequence ATGACGACCGCAGCGAGCACCGAGAAGACCGACCAGCCAGCGCCCGGCAAGAACGCCGCGCGCCCCCCACGCGTTTCGGCGCTCCGGCGGTCCTGGGACAAGTACTGGTACGCCTGGGCCATGGTGACCCCGGTCGCCATCGTCCTCGCCGTCCTCGTCCTGTACCCGCTCGGGTACGGCATCTACCAGTCGCTGACCGACGCCAACGAGTCGAACGTGGCGTCCACCATCGGCGCCTTCCACCGCCCGGCCACCTACAAGTTCGTCGGCCTCGACAACTACTGGCACGTGCTGTCGGGCGCGGACAGCGACTTCTACCCCCGCCTGCTGTGGACGGTCATCTGGACGGTGTCCTGCGTGACCCTCCAGGTCGGCATCGGCATGGGCCTCGCGGTGCTGCTCAACCGCAAGGTCCGCTTCCGCGGTTTCTACCGCGCCATGCTGATCCTGCCCTGGGCCGTCCCCTCGTTCATCGGCGTCTTCGCCTGGCGGCTGATGCTCAACTCCCAGTACGGCGTCTTCAACGAGATCATCACCGCGTTCGGCCTGCCGGCCCAGGACTGGCTCGGCACCCCGCTCGCCCAGAAGATCGCCGTCATCATGGTGAACGTCTGGATCGGCATCCCCTTCAACATGGTCGCGGTGCTCGGCGGACTCCAGTCCATCCCCAAGGAGCTCTACGAGGCCGCCGAGATGGACGGCGCCTCCCCCTGGCAGCGCTTCGTCAACGTGACGCTGCCCGGTCTGCGCCCGGTGTCGAACACGGTGATCCTGCTCGGCTGCATCTGGACGTTCAACATGTTCAACGTCATCTATCTGCTGCTGGGCAACAACACGAGCGGCGACGCCGACATCCTCGTCACCTTCGCCTTCCGCAAGGCGTTCACCGGCATCTCGGACTACGCGGGCGCGGCGACGTACGGGATCATCATCCTCGCCCTCCTGCTGGCCTTCTCGACCTTCTACCGCCGCAGCACCCTGAAGTCCGAGCAGGCGTAA